In the genome of Streptomyces sp. NBC_00433, the window GTGCGCCATCGCGATCGGCGTGTGGACGATCCTGGCGCCCTGGGCGATCGCCGGACCCAACGCCGCCATCACGCACACGATCGTCAACAACGCGATTGTCGGTGGTGTGGCTATTGCGCTTGGGCTGGCCACCATGGGCCTCGGGTTCATGGGCGGCAGGCGGCACGCGCACTGAGGCAGAGCGCGAGTCGTACACCCTGCGGATGCACCACGGTGCGGACGGCAACTTGCCGCCCGCACCGCATTTTCCCCACGTGGGGGTTCCCTTTTCCCCCGTGCTGGGGGTCCGCTTTCCCTGGGGACGGGGGGTTCCCTTGCGCAGGGGGGCGCCCCCCAGGGGCGCGGGGAACTGCGCGCTCAGCCCCCCACCGGCCGGTGGTCCGGATGCGACAGCAACAGCCCCTTTCGCACGGTGGCGACGTGCAGCTTGTCGACGGCTGGTCGCGCAGTTCCCCGCGCCCCTGGGGGCCCCGGCGTGGGGGGACCGTCAGACGCGCATCTCGGCCGGGACGGCCGCCAGGGCGGCCTGGACGGCGGCGACGAGCCGCTGCGCGGACTCGGCGGTGAGTTCGACAGCCACGCGGGCCGCAGGCCCCCGGCTGGGATCGGCGAAGTCGATGTTCAGGGTGTGTTCGGCCATCGCGTGAACGGGGTGGTCGAAGTAGACGGTCACGTCGGAGACGTGGAACCACGAACCCCCCGGACCCTTCGCGCTCCCGTCAACGGCGTCCTTGACCGTCGTGTACGTGCACAACCTTCAGCCCTCATCTCTTGGGGTCGGTCTTCCTGCTCGCTTCCTGCGCGGACGGCCTCGTTCCTCGGCCGGCCACTACGGAAGCTCGGGCGTCAGCCCTCATCTTTTGGGGTCGGTCTTCCTGCTCGCTTCCTGCGCGGACGGCCTCGTTCCTCGGCCGGCCACTACGGAAGCTCGGGCGTCAGCCCTCATTTTTTGGGGTCGGTCTTCCTGCTCGCTTCCTGCGCGGACGGCCTCGTTCCTCGGCCGGCCACTACGGAAGCTCGGGCGTCAGCCCTCCAGGTGCTTCGCGAAGAACGTCGCGATCCGCTCCCAGCCGTCGACCGCGGCAGCGACGCGGTAGCCGGGACGGTTGACCGCGAAGAAGCCGTGGCCGGCGTCCTCGTAGCTGTGGAATTCGAAGTCGTTGCCCTGCTCGGTGAGGATGCGGCCGAGTTCGGCCACCTGCTCGGGGCCGGGGTGCTGGTCCTCGGCGCCGAAGAGGCCGAGCAGGGGGGCGGAGAGGCCGGGCAGGTCGGCGAGCAGGTTGGTGACGCGGAGGTCGAGGCCCGGCGGCACCTCGCCCACGACGAAGGCGCCGTAGCAGTCGACGGCGGCGTCGAGGTCGAGGCGGCAGGCGGCCAGGACGGACTGGCGGCCGCCGGAGCAGTGGCCGATGACGCCGACCTTGCCGTTGGCGGCGGGCAGCGCCCGCAGATACGCGGCGGCGCCGGCGACATCGCCGACCAGGCGGTCGTCGGGGACGCCGCCGCGGGAGCGGGCCACGGCGCTGGCGTCGGCGGGGTCCGCGCCGGGGGCCTCACGGCTGTAGAGGTTGGGGCAGATCGCGTCGTAGCCCAGCTCCGCGAAGTGCCGCACCATCTCCTTGGTCTCACGGTCGTATCCGGGCATGTGGTGGATGACCACGACGCCGCCGCGGGGGGCGTCGCCGGCGGGACGGGCGAGATACGCCTCGATCTGGTCGCCGTCGTGCCCGGCGACGGAGAGGGTCGTCGCGAAGAGTGAGCCGGGGGACGTATCCGGGTATTGAGTCATGGCGCCAGCTATACCATAAGGCTGGACTGATCAGTTTATACTGAATACATGGCTGCCAGCAGCACAGACCCGGAGCAGCACGGGGAGCCGGACCCGGACAAGGATCCGGCGGACGCGCCACCCGCCGACAGCGGCCCGGCCCGCATCGCGGCCGACCTGCGCGCGGCGATCGGACCCCTGGTCAGACGGCTGCGGCAGTTCAGGCCCGACGACGAGCTGACGCTCTCCCAGACCTCCGCCCTGGTGCGGCTCGACCGCGAAGGGCCCGCGACGGGCTCGGAGTTGGCGGCCGGCGAGGGCGTACGCCCGCAGTCCATGGCCGCGATCCTGGCCGTGCTCTACGAGCGCGGCCTCATCGTCCGCGACCCGGACCCGGTGGACGGCCGGCGCATCGTCGTATCGTTGTCGGCGGCCGGGCGCGAGGGCCTGCGCGGCGCCCGGCAGAAGAAGGGGCGGCGGCTGACGCAGGCCATCGCCGACGAGTTGACACCCGATGAGCAGGCCGTACTCGCGGCCGCTCTCCCGCTGCTGGAGAGGATCACCCGACGTGTCTGAGCCCGCGGACATACGGCTCGCCCCGGACGGCGACGCTCCGGGCGGCGGCGCCACGGCGGTCGAGCCCCCGGACCGCTACAAGTGGGTGGCGCTGTCCAACACCAGCCTGGGGATGTTCATGGCCACGGTGGACTCGTCCATCGTGATCATCTCCATGCCGGCGATCTTCCGCGGCATCCACCTGGACCCCTTCGCGGCCGGAAACATCAGCTACCTGCTGTGGATGATCATGGGGTATCTGCTGGTCACCGCGGTGCTGGTGGTCACCCTCGGGCGGCTCGGCGACATCATGGGCCGGGTGCGGATGTACAACCTCGGCTTCGTCGTCTTCACGCTCGCCTCCGTCGCGCTGTCCTTCGACCCCTTCCTCGGCGGCTCCGGGGCGATGTGGCTGATCGCCTGGCGGGTGGTGCAGGCGCTCGGCGGCTCCATGCTGATGGCGAACTCCGCCGCGATCATCACCGACGCCTTCCCCGCGCACCAGCGCGGCACGGCGCTCGGCATCAACCAGATATCGGCGCTGAGCGGGACCTTCATCGGCCTGGTGCTGGGCGGGCTGCTGTCCGCGTGGGACTGGCGGGCGGTCTTCTGGGTCAACCTGCCGGTCGGCATCCTCGGCACGATCTGGGCCTACCGCTCGCTGCGCGAGACCTCGGCCCGGCAGAAGTCCCGCATCGACTGGTGGGGCAACCTCACCTTCGCCTGCGGCCTGGGCGCGCTGCTGATCTCCATCACCTACGGCATCCAGCCCTACGCCGGCCACACGATGGGCTGGACCAGCCCCAAGGTGCTGTCCGGCCTGATCGGCGGCGTGGTGCTGCTGGCGGTCTTCTGCGTCATCGAGTCCCGGGTGCCCGAGCCGATGTTCCACCTCTCGCTCTTCCGCAACCGGGCCTTCGCGGCCGGCAACGCCGCCTCCCTGCTCGCGTCCGTGGCACGCGGCGGGCTGCAGTTCATGCTGATCATCTGGCTCCAGGGCATCTGGCTGCCCCTGCACGGCTACGACTTCGCCGACGCGCCGCTGTGGGCGGGCATCTTCCTGCTGCCGCTGACCGCCGGCTTCCTCATCTCGGGACCGCTGTGCGGCTGGCTGTCCGACCGCTACGGGGTGCGCTTCTTCACCACCGGCGGCCTGCTGCTCTTCTCGGCCAGCTTCGTCGGGCTGCTGCTGCTGCCGATCGTCTTCCCCTACTGGGCGTTCGCGCTGCTCATCATGTGCAACGGGATGGGCTCGGGGATGTTCGCCGCGCCGAACACCTCGGCGATCATGAGCAGCGTCCCGGTCACCCACCGGGGGGCCGCGTCCGGGATGCGGTCCACCTTCCAGAACAGCGGGATGTCGCTGTCGATCGGCATCTTCTTCTCGCTGCTGATCATCGGGCTGGCGAACCGGTTGCCCGCGGCGCTCTCCTCGGGGCTGCAGGCGCAGGGCGTGCCGGCCGCCACCGCCGAGCACGCGGCCTCGCTGCCGCCCGTCTCGACGGTCTTCTCCGCCTTCCTCGGCATCAACCCGGTCCAGACGCTGCTCGGGCCCAGCGGGGTCCTCGACACGCTGCCCGCGCACAACCGGGAGGTGCTGACGGGCAAGTCGTTCTTCCCGAACCTGATTTCGGGGCCCTTCCACCACGGCCTGCTGATCGTCTTCGCGACGGCGACCGTGATGGGTCTGCTGGCGGCCACCGCCTCGCTCCTGCGCGGAGGGGCGCGTCCGCGGTCCGCACAAGACGACTAAGCGGTTGCCCCCCGCACCTGTCGGTCGACCGCGGCTCCGTCGCGGTTGAGCGCGCAGTTCCCCGCGCCCCTTTTGGCCTGCGTCCTCCTACGCCCAGCGTCGGCTCCTGGAGGGTGAGCGTTTTTCAGGGGCGCGGGGAACTGCGCGACCAGCCACGACGAGGCCGCAGGCGAGCAACGCCACCGCGAGTGGCAATCACCCAGGCGCCCAGGCCGCACGCAGTGGTCGGGGCGAGGCCGTAACGAAGAAGGCGCGCCGGCGCGTCAAGAAGGTGGAGGTCGAACCCGAAGGGAGCCGCAGGCGTGCGTCATGTGCAAACCCAGGCGTATCTGGAGTTCGCGCGGGCCAGAACGGGCCCGTTATACCGGTCTGCCTGCCTGCTCACCAGCGGCGACACGCACCTGGCGGAGGACCTGGTCCAGGAGACCCTGGGCCGGATGTACCTGGTCTGGGCGCGGACGTCCAAGGTGGGAAATCCGGCCGCGTACGCGCAAACCGTGCTGGTGCGGGCCTTCCTGACGCACCAGCGGCGCCGCAGCAGTACGGAGCGCCCGATCGCCGAGCCGCCCGACCGGCCGTCGCCGCCCGGCGGGGACGCGACCTTGCGCATCACCCTGCTGGACGCGCTCGCCCGGCTCGCCCCGAAGGACCGGGCCGTGCTGGTGCTGCGCTACTGGGAGGACCGCAGCATCGAGGAGACGGCCGCCGCCCTGGACGCGACCCCCGGCGCGATACGCACCCGGTGCGTCCGCGCGCTTGGCCGGCTGCGGGACGAACTCGGCGGAGAACTCGCCGATCTCGTCGCCCGCTGAACGGCCCGCTGAACGGCCCGCTGAACTGCCCACCGAACCGCCCCACCGAACCGCCCCACTGACGTACCACCACCCCCGTGAGGACACCCCCATGCCCGTGGAATTCGAGGACGAGCTCGGCGACGCGCTGCGCTCCACCGCCGACACCTTCCAGCCCGACGACCCGCACGCCCTGGTGGGCGGGGGTCACCAGCGAGGCCGCCGGCTGCGCCGCCGGCGTACGGTCACCGTCGTGGCGGGCGCCGCCGCCTTCGCGGCGGTCGCGGTCGGCGGGGTGCTGGCCGGCGGGCTCGCGCAGGGCGGGGGCCACAGCAGCGGTGTGGCCGCGGCGCCCGAGCGGCCGAAGCCCGTGCGGTCGGTCGACGCGGCGGCCCCCGTGGTGACCGGCACGCAGGTCGCCCGGATCTTCGCCGGCCTGCTGCCCGTCGGGAAGGTCACCGAACTGACGGGTTACGGTCCGCAGGACCGGCCGGTCCCGGACGCGCTCGCGACGGCCGTCTTCGACAACGGCCCCGGCCCCGGCCTGGTCGAGGTCGACCTCCAGCGCCAGGCCAACCCCGTCGACAACTGCCCGCACCCCGCGCCCTCGGGCACGTGGTGCTCCCTCACCCATGTGCACGGCGGCTCGCTGACGCTCTTCAAGGGCTACGAGTACCCGGACCGCCGCACCGACGTGAAGGAGTGGGTGGCGACGTTCGTCACACCGAACGGCGCCCAGATCCAGCTGAGCCAGTGGAATTCGCGGCAGGAGAAGGGCTCCCCCGTCTCGCGGCCGACCCCGCCGCTGAGCCTCGCCCAGATGACCGCGGTGGTCACCAGCGGCAAGTGGAAGCCGGTGCTGGCCGGGCTTCCCGCGTCGGACGACCTCGGCGGGGGCAAGGACGACGCGCCCGGCGCGTCGGCGGACGGCGGGAAGGCCCCGCAGTCCAAGGCGGACACCGCGGCGAACGGCTGACACATCGGGTCGGACGGCGCCAGACCTGGGGGGTCTTCCCGTTCACGCGCTTTTTGCGCATGCTTTGAGTACCCGGGTGCCGTCTGCGGCGGCTTTCGGGTGACAATGCGAAGTCGAGGCGCAAGACGTACGAAGCACGCCCCCTGAGTGAAGCGAGGATCCCATGTTGCGAAACGGGCTGGAGCCGTGGCACCTGATCGTGGTGGCGATCGTCGTCATCGTGCTCTTCGGTTCGAAGAAGCTCCCCGAGGCCGCCCGCGGCCTGGGCAAGTCGATGCGCATCCTGAAGTCCGAGGCCAAGGCGATGAAGAGCGACGACCCGGGCGCCACGGCGAGTGCCGCCCCGGCGTCCACGCCGACCCCGGCGCCGGAGGCCATCACCCCCACTGACGTGGTGGCGGCCAACGAGGCCGCCCCGGCGCCGCAGGCCACGACCACGGTGAAGTAGCGCGCACCCGCCGGCAAGGCGGCGAGCCCCGGACGGGACCCATCGGGACCCGTCCGGGGCTTTGTGCTGCCAGGGGCTTGCGCCGGGGCCGGCGGCGGGATCCGGGCCGCCTTTTCCGGGATCCGGCAGTGTTGGTAGGTTCTCGGCGTCCGGGTTGTGGAAGCCGGTCAGGGGTGGGGTTGCGGTGACGGCCGTTACGGGCACGGGCACGGGCATGCACAGCGGTACGCACGGGGGCGGAGGTGCGCACGCGGGCGCGGTGCCGGCGGAATTCCTGGCCGGCTTCACCGAGACGCTCGCCGACGTCTCGCGCAGTTGCCGGACGCTGACCCGCGCGGAGCGCGAGAGCCGCAGGGCGCTCGGCGAGCAGGCCGCGGACGCCGGGATCGGCCTGCGCGAACTCACCGTGGGCCACCTCGCCGCCGCCCGCCGCGCCTGGCCCGCGCTGCCGGGTGTGGCCGGCGCCCACGACACCGCCGAGCTGCGCAAGGCCGGCGCCGCCGTACTGGCCGCGCTCGAAGCGGGGGTCGGCGCGCTCGCCGAGGGCCACTCGCGGGCCCAGCGGCACGCGGTGCGCAGGGCCGAGGCGGCCCGCCGCGCCTTCGTCGACGACCTGCTCTACGGCCGCAGCGACCCGGGGCGTATCGCGGAACAGGCCGAGGGTTTCGGGCTGCGGCTCGCCGAGCGCCACACCGTCGCGGTCGCCGCGCCGCCGCCGGGGGAGCCGTACGACCAGGCGCACCCGCTGCTGCGGCGGGTCGAGCGCGAACTCGTCGGCCGCTTCGGCGACCACGACGCGCTGGTCGCGCCGAAGGACGGGCGGCTGGTGTGCGTCGCGCCCACCGGGCAGCGGCATGTGCTCGACGCGTTCGTGAAGCTGGCGTCCGCGCCCGACGGCGCCCGGGTCGCGGTCAGCCGCCCGCACAGCGGGGCGGTGGGGGTCGTGCGCTCCTACGAGGAGGCGCTCAGCGCGCTCGACCTCGCCGAGCGGCTCGGCCTGGAGGGCCGTGTCCTGAGCGCTGCGGACCTGCTGGTCTTCCCGGTCCTGATGCGCGACCGGGCCGCGATGTCCGACCTGGTCCAGTCGGTCCTCGGCCCGCTGGAGGCGGCGCGGGGCGGGGCCGGGCCGCTGCTGGAGACCATCGCGGCCTACGGGGCGGCGGGCTATGTCAACGCGGAGGCCGCGCGCCGCCTCGACCTGAGCGTGCGCGCCTTGTCCTACCGGCTGGAGCGGATAGCCGCCCTCACCGGCTTCGACCCGGACGACCCGCTCCAGCGCTACACCCTGGAGACCGCCGCGCTGGGCGCCCGCCTCCTCGGCTGGCCGCCCGCCGCCCGGCCGTAGGCGGTCAGGGGTCGCAGGCGTCGCCCTGGCCGTCGTCCTCGGCCTTGGCGGCGTCGCACTCCGTACGCAGCCCGGCGCTGATCGCGCGCCCGATGTCCCGCAGCGACGCGAGCTGCTCCGGGGTGAGCACGTCGAACATGTGTTCACGTACGGTCGTGACGTGCCCGGGGGCGGCGGCGGCGAGGGCGGCGTGACCGGACTCGGTCAGCGAGCAGACCCATCCGCGGCGGTCGCCGTCGGCGGGGCGCCGCTCGACCCAGCCGTTGCGTTCCAGGGCGGTGACCGCGTGCGAGAGGCGGCTGCGGGAAGAGAGCGAGGCATCGGCGAGTTCACTCATGCGGAGGCGCCGGTGCGGGGCCTCCGAGAGGCGGACCAGGATCTCGTAGTAGGCCATCGGCATGCCGGAGTCCTGCCGCATCTGCCGGTCTATGTGTGCGGAGAAGGCGACACTGGCGGACAGGTAGGCCCGCCATATCTCCTGTTCCTCGGCACTCAGCCAGCGCACATCATCCATACCTTCATCATACCGGTGGTTGAACTCTCAACACCATCGGGATATGGTGAATGAGCTTTCAATCACCACCCCCCTTTGATGGTCCAGTGCAAGGAGCAACCGCATGAGCGCGCAGACCGCAGTGATCGACGGCTACGTCGCCGGCAAGTGGACGATCGACACCGTGCACTCCGACGTGTCCTTCTACGTCCGTCACCTCGGCGTTTCCAAGGTCCGCGGTCAGTTCGCGACCTTCGAGGGCAGCATCGTCACGGGCGAGGACCCGCTGGACTCCTCCGTCACCGCGGTGGTCAAGACCGCGTCGGTGAACACCAACAACGAGACGCGGGACGCCCACGTCCGCAGCGCGGACTTCCTGGACGTCGAGAACTTCCCGGAGATGACCTTCACCTCGACCGGCGTCCGCCCGCAGACCTCCGAGCTGTTCGAGGTCGACGGTGAGCTGACCCTGCACGGCGTGACCAAGCCCGTCACCCTCCAGCTGGAGCTGAACGGCTTCGGCAAGGGCTTCGACGGCAACGCGGTGGCCGGCTTCTCGGCCGCCACCGAGATCAGCCGCGGCGACTTCGGTGTCACCGGCGGCGCCGCGGGTGCCGCGGTCAGCGACAAGATCAAGATCGCGCTGGAGATCGAGGCGGGCCTCGCGCAGGACTGACCTCCGCCGAGCCCCACCCCCGCACCACCCCGGCCAGGCCCCCCGCATGCCGGTACGGCCCCGGCCGCCCTCCGCGTCAGCACGCGGACGGCGGCCGGGGCCGTTTCGGTTCCCGTATGACCCGGACACGATCGGCGCAAGAAGTCTGCCGGAATGCGGCAATGCCCGGCCCGCCCCCGTGCTGCCACGATCGCTGCGGCGGTCGAAGAGCCGGCAGGGGGAGGCGAACGGGGAATGGGGCAGTTCACCGATGTCGTCCTCGGCTTTCCGACCGTGCTGTTCACCGGGGGACTGGTGGCCGTGGTCGCCTTCTGGGCCGTCGTGCTGGCCGGCGGAGCCGACGCGCACGGGCCCTGGCACCACGGCGCCACCGGCGGACATGGGGGAGCGGGGGGGCACAGCGGTCATGGCGTCCACGGGGGGCGCCATGACCGGCTGGTCGGCGAGGGGGCCGGCCGGCCCGACGGCCACGGCGGCGAGGCCGGTGCGCTGGCCGCCGCCGGCCTCGGCGGAGTGCCCGTCACCGTCGTCCTGTCGCTGCTCGTGGCCCTGTCCTGGTTCATCACGCTCGCCGGCTCCGCCGCCCTGCGCGGCACGCACGCCGGCGGCCCCGTCCGCTTCCTGATCGCGCTCGCCGTGACCGCCGCCGCGCTGGTCGGCGCCTGGTCCGGCACCTGGCTGCTGGTACGCCCGCTGCGCCGCCTCTTCCCCGACGTCAGGCCGCCCTCCCGGGAGGACTTCGTCGGGCAGGTGTGCGTCATCCGCACCGGCAGCGTCACCGCCCGCTTCGGCCAGGCCGAGGTCGCCGCGCCCGACGGCTCCACCGCCGTGGTGCAGGTGCGGCAGACCGGCGAGGACGCCTTCAGATCCGGCGGCAGCGCGCTGCTCTACGCCTACGACCCGGACGGCGAGTTCTTCTGGGTCGCGCCTTTCGACGCCTTCGGGACCGTCACCGCCTTCGACACCTTCACCACCTGAGGATCCGCCATGGATGCCACTGCCATCGGGATCGGTGTGCTCGTCGCCGTTCTCGCGCTCATCGCACTCGGAGTGCTCTTCACCGTCAGCCGGCTCTTCCGCAAGGTCGAGCAGGGCCAGGCGCTGATCATCTCCCGCACCCGGCAGGTGGACGTCACCTTCACCGGGTCCGTCGTCCTGCCGGTGCTGCACAATGCCGAGCTGATGGACATCTCGGTCAAGACCATCGAGATCCAGCGGACCGGCCGCGAGGGCCTGATCTGCCAGGACAACATCCGCGCCGACATCCACCTCACCTTCTTCGTCCGGGTCAACAAGACCAAGGAGGACGTGGTGAAGGTCGCGCAGGCGATCGGCACCGAGCGGGCCAGCCACCAGGCCACGCTGCAGGCGCTCTTCAGCGCGAAATTCTCCGAGGCGCTCAAGACGGTCGGCAAGCAGCTGGACTTCGTGGACCTCTACACCCACCGCGAGCACTTCCGCGACCAGATCATCCAGGTCATCGGCACCGACCTCAACGGCTACCACCTGGAGGACTGTGCGATCGACTTCCTGGAGCAGACCCCGCTGACCCAGCTGGACCCGGCCAACATCCTGGACGCGCAGGGCATCAGGAAGATCACCGAGCTGACCGCCATCGAGCACGTGCGCACCAACGAATTCCAGCGCACCGAGCAGAAGGAGATCACCCGGCAGAACGTCGACGCCCGCGAGACCATCCTGGAGCTGGAACGCCGCCAGGCCGAGGCCGAGATCAAGCAGCGCCGCGAGGTCGAGACGCTGCGGGCCAAGGAGGAGGCGGTCACCGCCCGGGTCCAGGAGGAGGAACGCCTCGGCGCCCAGGGCGCCTTCCTGCGCACCGAGGAGCAACTCGGCGTGCAGCGCGAGAACCAGGCCAGGGAGATCGCGGTGGCGCAGAAGAACCGCGAGCGGGTCATCGCGGTGGAGAACGAGCGCATCGAGAAGGACCGGGTGCTCGAAGTCATCGCGCGCGAGCGGGAGACGGAGCTGGCCAGGATCTCCAAGGAGAAGGAGGTCGAGGGCGAGCGCCGCGAGGTCGCCGACGTCGTCCGCGAGCGCATCGCGGTCGACCGCACGGTCGCCGAGCAGGAGGAGTCCATCAAGGCGCTGCGCATGGTCCAGGAGGCCGAGCGGGAGCGCCAGGCGCTGGTGATCACCGCGGAGGCGCAGGCGCAGGAGCAGTTGGTCAAGGACATCAAGGCGGCGGAGGCGGCCGAGCAGGCCGCGCAGCACAAGGCGCGCGAGACGCTGACCATGGCCGAGGCCCGCAAGGCCGCGTCCGAGCTGGACGCCGTGGCCAAGATCCGGCTGGCCGAGGGGCTGCGTGCCGAGGCCGCCGCGGCAGGCCTCGCCGAGGTCGAGGTGCGCGAGCGCAGCGCCGAGGCGATCAGCAAGGTGGGCATCGCCGAGGCCGACGCGACGGCCGCGCGCCTCAGGGCCGAGGCCGAGGGCGTCAGGGCCAAGGCGCTGGCGCAGGCCGAGGGCACCACCGCGCAGGCGGCTGCCGAATCCGCCCTGATCGGCGGGCGGTTGAAGGCGGAGGCGGCGGGCCTGACCGAGAAGGCGGCCGCGATGGCGGCGCTGGACGACGCCTCGCGCGGCCACGAGGAATACCGCCTGCGGCTGGCGGCGGAGAAGGACGTACGCCTCGCGGGCCTGGAGACGCAGCGGCAGATCGCCGAGGCGCAGGCCACCGTGCTGGCCACCGGTCTGGAGAAGGCCGACATCCAGATCGTCGGCGGCGACACCGTCTTCTTCGACCGGCTGCTGGGCGCGGTCGCGGCGGGCCGCAGCGTCGACTCCTTCGTCGGCAGCTCGGAGACGGTACGGGCGCTGGGCGCCGACTGGCTCGACGGCTCCGGCCGCTTCACCGAGGACGCGACGAAGGTCCTGAGCGCCCTGGCCGCGGGCAACGGCGGCAACGGCAACGCGGCGACCGTGCTGGCCGCCCTGCTCGGCGGGCTCCAGGACCAGAAGGCTCCGTTGGCGGCCGCGCAGGCCAACGGCATCGCGAAGAAGTGAGCGGGCGGTACGGGATGAGCGGGGACGGCGGCGCGGAGCGCGGGCGCGGCGGGCAAGGCGGCTCGGCGGAACCGGGCGGTCGCGGCGGGCGGCACGGGGACGGGCTCGACGCCGACGCCTACGACGTGCTGCGCGAGCGGCTGGCGGGCGCGGCAAGGGAGTTGG includes:
- a CDS encoding DUF6295 family protein, whose protein sequence is MCTYTTVKDAVDGSAKGPGGSWFHVSDVTVYFDHPVHAMAEHTLNIDFADPSRGPAARVAVELTAESAQRLVAAVQAALAAVPAEMRV
- a CDS encoding dienelactone hydrolase family protein, which translates into the protein MTQYPDTSPGSLFATTLSVAGHDGDQIEAYLARPAGDAPRGGVVVIHHMPGYDRETKEMVRHFAELGYDAICPNLYSREAPGADPADASAVARSRGGVPDDRLVGDVAGAAAYLRALPAANGKVGVIGHCSGGRQSVLAACRLDLDAAVDCYGAFVVGEVPPGLDLRVTNLLADLPGLSAPLLGLFGAEDQHPGPEQVAELGRILTEQGNDFEFHSYEDAGHGFFAVNRPGYRVAAAVDGWERIATFFAKHLEG
- a CDS encoding MarR family transcriptional regulator, producing the protein MAASSTDPEQHGEPDPDKDPADAPPADSGPARIAADLRAAIGPLVRRLRQFRPDDELTLSQTSALVRLDREGPATGSELAAGEGVRPQSMAAILAVLYERGLIVRDPDPVDGRRIVVSLSAAGREGLRGARQKKGRRLTQAIADELTPDEQAVLAAALPLLERITRRV
- a CDS encoding MFS transporter, producing the protein MFMATVDSSIVIISMPAIFRGIHLDPFAAGNISYLLWMIMGYLLVTAVLVVTLGRLGDIMGRVRMYNLGFVVFTLASVALSFDPFLGGSGAMWLIAWRVVQALGGSMLMANSAAIITDAFPAHQRGTALGINQISALSGTFIGLVLGGLLSAWDWRAVFWVNLPVGILGTIWAYRSLRETSARQKSRIDWWGNLTFACGLGALLISITYGIQPYAGHTMGWTSPKVLSGLIGGVVLLAVFCVIESRVPEPMFHLSLFRNRAFAAGNAASLLASVARGGLQFMLIIWLQGIWLPLHGYDFADAPLWAGIFLLPLTAGFLISGPLCGWLSDRYGVRFFTTGGLLLFSASFVGLLLLPIVFPYWAFALLIMCNGMGSGMFAAPNTSAIMSSVPVTHRGAASGMRSTFQNSGMSLSIGIFFSLLIIGLANRLPAALSSGLQAQGVPAATAEHAASLPPVSTVFSAFLGINPVQTLLGPSGVLDTLPAHNREVLTGKSFFPNLISGPFHHGLLIVFATATVMGLLAATASLLRGGARPRSAQDD
- a CDS encoding SigE family RNA polymerase sigma factor, with protein sequence MRHVQTQAYLEFARARTGPLYRSACLLTSGDTHLAEDLVQETLGRMYLVWARTSKVGNPAAYAQTVLVRAFLTHQRRRSSTERPIAEPPDRPSPPGGDATLRITLLDALARLAPKDRAVLVLRYWEDRSIEETAAALDATPGAIRTRCVRALGRLRDELGGELADLVAR
- the tatA gene encoding Sec-independent protein translocase subunit TatA, which translates into the protein MLRNGLEPWHLIVVAIVVIVLFGSKKLPEAARGLGKSMRILKSEAKAMKSDDPGATASAAPASTPTPAPEAITPTDVVAANEAAPAPQATTTVK
- a CDS encoding helix-turn-helix domain-containing protein, which encodes MHSGTHGGGGAHAGAVPAEFLAGFTETLADVSRSCRTLTRAERESRRALGEQAADAGIGLRELTVGHLAAARRAWPALPGVAGAHDTAELRKAGAAVLAALEAGVGALAEGHSRAQRHAVRRAEAARRAFVDDLLYGRSDPGRIAEQAEGFGLRLAERHTVAVAAPPPGEPYDQAHPLLRRVERELVGRFGDHDALVAPKDGRLVCVAPTGQRHVLDAFVKLASAPDGARVAVSRPHSGAVGVVRSYEEALSALDLAERLGLEGRVLSAADLLVFPVLMRDRAAMSDLVQSVLGPLEAARGGAGPLLETIAAYGAAGYVNAEAARRLDLSVRALSYRLERIAALTGFDPDDPLQRYTLETAALGARLLGWPPAARP
- a CDS encoding MarR family transcriptional regulator — translated: MDDVRWLSAEEQEIWRAYLSASVAFSAHIDRQMRQDSGMPMAYYEILVRLSEAPHRRLRMSELADASLSSRSRLSHAVTALERNGWVERRPADGDRRGWVCSLTESGHAALAAAAPGHVTTVREHMFDVLTPEQLASLRDIGRAISAGLRTECDAAKAEDDGQGDACDP
- a CDS encoding YceI family protein, which encodes MSAQTAVIDGYVAGKWTIDTVHSDVSFYVRHLGVSKVRGQFATFEGSIVTGEDPLDSSVTAVVKTASVNTNNETRDAHVRSADFLDVENFPEMTFTSTGVRPQTSELFEVDGELTLHGVTKPVTLQLELNGFGKGFDGNAVAGFSAATEISRGDFGVTGGAAGAAVSDKIKIALEIEAGLAQD
- a CDS encoding flotillin family protein; amino-acid sequence: MDATAIGIGVLVAVLALIALGVLFTVSRLFRKVEQGQALIISRTRQVDVTFTGSVVLPVLHNAELMDISVKTIEIQRTGREGLICQDNIRADIHLTFFVRVNKTKEDVVKVAQAIGTERASHQATLQALFSAKFSEALKTVGKQLDFVDLYTHREHFRDQIIQVIGTDLNGYHLEDCAIDFLEQTPLTQLDPANILDAQGIRKITELTAIEHVRTNEFQRTEQKEITRQNVDARETILELERRQAEAEIKQRREVETLRAKEEAVTARVQEEERLGAQGAFLRTEEQLGVQRENQAREIAVAQKNRERVIAVENERIEKDRVLEVIARERETELARISKEKEVEGERREVADVVRERIAVDRTVAEQEESIKALRMVQEAERERQALVITAEAQAQEQLVKDIKAAEAAEQAAQHKARETLTMAEARKAASELDAVAKIRLAEGLRAEAAAAGLAEVEVRERSAEAISKVGIAEADATAARLRAEAEGVRAKALAQAEGTTAQAAAESALIGGRLKAEAAGLTEKAAAMAALDDASRGHEEYRLRLAAEKDVRLAGLETQRQIAEAQATVLATGLEKADIQIVGGDTVFFDRLLGAVAAGRSVDSFVGSSETVRALGADWLDGSGRFTEDATKVLSALAAGNGGNGNAATVLAALLGGLQDQKAPLAAAQANGIAKK